The proteins below come from a single Aptenodytes patagonicus chromosome 20, bAptPat1.pri.cur, whole genome shotgun sequence genomic window:
- the LOC143169218 gene encoding LOW QUALITY PROTEIN: olfactory receptor 10G4-like (The sequence of the model RefSeq protein was modified relative to this genomic sequence to represent the inferred CDS: inserted 2 bases in 2 codons; substituted 1 base at 1 genomic stop codon) → MWTSYATTLNLVISGRDERASLLVFFTIYTFTLLGNLLIRLILTADSRLWAPVHVFLGELSFLDLCFCSVFLPKMLEGFLKPLGIPISFHSCVAQPYSSQLLGRDQCFLYAVMSYGHCLALCNPLCYGAIMHRAVCVWLVAGTWLASSLXPAPHAIITSHLAYCGHIRHFFGDLPALLAMACAGTSANKAVIVFSIGDVTLGCFLSILTSYRCRARTILQICCAEGRQRAFSTCASHFTAMACFHGLCVFHLHGKXPXKGSLDRVVAVLYTVLTPLLNPLVYILRNKDVKAAGICSHPVNNWQGCSV, encoded by the exons atgtGGACTTCCTATGCTACCACACTAAACCTTGTAATAAGCGGAAG AGATGAGCGTGcttcccttcttgtgtttttcaccatCTATACCTTCACCCTCCTGGGCAACCTCCTCATCCGGCTAATTTTGACAGCTgactccaggctgtgggcacccgtgcatgttttcctgggcgagctctctttcctggatctctgcttctgcagtgtcttccttccaaagatgctggagggcttcctcaagccactgggcatacccatctccttccacagctgcgTGGCCCAGCcgtactcctcccagctgctgggcagggaccaaTGCTTCCTCTACGCTGTCATGTCCTATGGCCACTGCTTGGCTCTCTGCAACCCTCTGTGCTATGGGGCCATCATGCATCGGGCTGTGTGCGTCTGGTTGGTGGCGGGGACATGGCTGgccagttccc ctcctgctccacatgcaATAATCACCTCCCATTTGGCTTACTGTGGGCACATCCGCCACTTCTTTGGtgatctgccagccctcctggccatggcTTGTGCTGGCACATCTGCCAACAAGGCTGTGATCGTCTTCAGTATTGGGGATGTGACCCttggctgcttcctctccatcctcacttCTTACAGGTGCAGAGCGAGAACCAtcctgcagatctgctgtgcagaaggcaggcaacgagctttctcaacctgtgcttcccatttcactgccatggcctgtttccatggtctgtgtgtctttcacctacatgggaagtgac tgaaagggtcactagacagagtggtggctgttctttacaccgttcttactcccctgctgaaccccttggtttacatcctaagaaacaaggatgtgaaagctgctggtatttgttcacatccagtaaacaactggcagggttgtagtgtttga